TTCTAAAGTTAAATAGCTCCCTCTCTTCAAGGAGAGGGCGGGGGGTGAGGTCAATAGTCCATTCGTGACTTTCAGTGCTCATATTTTTAGATTTGTCATCTTCAGTTTGTTCTGATAGCTATCAGCAGGACGTCTTAATGCTTGTGTAATTTCTGTCATCCGATGATTATCTGCAAATGCTCGGTTTCATCGGATGACTAACACGTGGTCTTATCTTATAGTCGTCCGATGAGATTTGCAGAGAGCTTTATACTCATCGGATGACAAGCCGAATCCGTCACGCTCGTTGGTTAGGATTCAAAAGCCCTATAACTTTCTCCATATACAGCTCATAACTAAAATGCGATAAACATTTTTGTTGCAGCGATAAACTATGTGCCTCACTTTTACCTCGAGTAATCACCTTATCAATTGCGGTAATCAACTCTCCAGTAGATTCTGGATTAATTAATATACCTAACTCACCGTTTAGCAAAGCATCTTTACTGCCGTCTAAATTACCTGCAATTACTGGGCAACCGCAAGCAACAGCCTCAATAAATACAATACCAAAGCCTTCTTTTTTGCTAGGCATAACAAAAACATCTGCCAACAAAAAATGATCTATTAATTCTTTATCAGGAATATAATCTGCTAAACATACATGCTGTTGAAGGTTATTTTTTGCAATAAGTTTTGTTAATCTTATTTTTTCACTTGCATCGGCTTTGCCACCCAAGACATAAACCAAGTTTGGGTATTTTTCTAAAAGCTTTGGCATTGCGGTAATAATCAAGTCGTAACCTTTATAAAGCTCTGAAGACGATAAACGGCTAATGGTCAGTAAGGCTGGTTGATTTTCTTTTAATTGGTATCTATCAGTTAAATACTGAGGCTTCTTAAAAACTGAAGGAACTTCCAAGTAAGGATCCAAACAATTATTCAACACCTGTATCTTACTTTTCTTTATATGGTGTTTTTCTTGTAAAACATTCGAGGTAAATTCACTAACTGCCCAAATTTCTATGTGTTTGTTTAAAAAAAATCTTTTCCAGGGACTAATATTACGCCATACCTCAATGCCATGGGCTAGGATAATGATCCTTGTTTTTTTTTTGACTAATTTGACGAAATAGGCAATGGTTAGTAAATTAATATGACTTAGGATGATGATGTCGCTATTTAATCCATTTGCAATAGCCATTAAACTAAATCTAGCTCTATTGTAGCCGTAACCTCTAAAGTTCCCTTTATTACAATACCTTACATCTACATCTTTATGGAGATCACATAGCGATAACACTTTCATGCTTTCAGTATTTAGCTCCTTGCTTTTAATGCCATCGTGTAATACTTTAGCTAAAATCTTGCTCACTTTTTCTATTCCACCTGTTAAGCTAAAAGTGTGCAAGGTGAGCAACAAGATTTTAGGTTTATTCATCAACCTTCTTAAAAACCTGATAGATGGCCATTGCTTTAGACCAATGCAGATTGCCAGTTTTAAAATTAGAAATGAGCTCTTTAGCCCTTTCGTTTGTGCAAGTAGCCAATTGTTGCTGAAAATAGCTGTTACTGTTTAACCAATCCTGAAAAGGAAAAGTGAAACCCATTTTAGGCCTGTCCCAAATTTTGCGAGGCAACAGGTTAATGAAACTATCTATTAATAAGCCTTTTTTCTTGCTGGTTTTATATTTAACGGCATTAGATAGGGTATTTATTAATTTCACCAGTTCCTTATCTAAAAACGGAACTCTTATTTCAATACCATGTTGCATGCTCATGAAATCAGTATCTTTTAGTAGCTGATTTTGCATGTATAAATTGGTTTCTAACCAACTCGCTTGCTCTTCGGCGCCTAAAGAACTTGGTATATTTGAAACAGGTAAGTTTTTTAAAATCGAATCAACAGTGGAGATAGGTATGGTAAGTAATTTGCTAATCTCATCGGGCGTAAAAAAACCCCTCAAAAACAAGTATTTACCAATTGTATTTTTATAATGAAGGTAATATGTTCTTTTTAAGCTGTTTGCCTTAATCTTTATCCCCATTTTTAAAAGAGAAGTAGGTAAGCTACTTAAAAAATTAACGGTACCCATTCTGCTAAAGGAAGGATAACCACCAAATAATTCGTCGGCACCAACGCCTGATAAAAAAGCTTTTAAACCATTTTGTTTAGCATAATGATTAACAAACCATGAGTTGATTCCGTCTGCGGTGGGCTGGTCCATTGCTGCCAAAGCGGCTGGGAAATGTTTGCCGAAGGTTTTTTCGTCTAATGTATATTCATAATGGTCGCTGTTCACTTCCTTTAGAACCAAGTCTTGGTAACTTTTCTCAGAGAATTGCTCGTCCTTAAAATTAATGGAAAGGGTATGTAAGGCTTGCGAATTTTTCTGTTGTAGCTGATTGGCTAATAATGTAAGTAAACTACTATCTATACCTCCACTTAAAAAAATTCCAATGGGTTCATCGGCAATGAGGTGACGGGCCACCGCATCGGCCAAGGTTTTTTTAATCTCCTTTTCTGCATATTCACGCTCATCAATTACAGTTTCATAATTTTCTTGATGAAAGCTAAAGGTTTCCAAGCTGTTGTTTTGATGATCCCACTTTAGGTAGTGAGCTTTAGGTAGCATGAATACATCTTTTAGCGTGGTATAAGGCTCTGGTATGTGGCCAAATGCTAAAAAGTAGATCTTCCAATTTGGATCTTCGGCTATTGTTAATATTTTAAAAGCTTTAACTTCTGAGGCAAAAATCAATTGTTGGTTAATGGCTGAGTAGTAGAGTGGTTTAATCCCTGATTGATCCCTTACCAAATACGTAAGCTCGGCTTTTTTGTCATAAAGCGCAAAAGCAAACATACCTGATAGCTTTTCGAATACTGCTATACCCCAACAAGCAAAACCAATTAAAATTACTTCTGTATCACTTTGCGTATTAAAATGAAAGCCTAAATCTTGTAATTCCTTTTTAAGGATGAGGTAATTATAAATTTCACCATTAAAAGTAATAACGTATTCGTCATTATAAAGCATAGGCTGATGGCCGGTAGCAGAAAGATCTATCAATGCCAATCGGCGATGCCCAAAAGCAAGGTTGTTTTTTTTACTCTCATAAACACCCTCGCCATCTGGCCCGCCATGTGCCATTACAGCGCACATCTTTTGCACCT
The sequence above is drawn from the Pedobacter frigiditerrae genome and encodes:
- the asnB gene encoding asparagine synthase (glutamine-hydrolyzing); this translates as MCRIAGIIDIKQELTLISKKVQKMCAVMAHGGPDGEGVYESKKNNLAFGHRRLALIDLSATGHQPMLYNDEYVITFNGEIYNYLILKKELQDLGFHFNTQSDTEVILIGFACWGIAVFEKLSGMFAFALYDKKAELTYLVRDQSGIKPLYYSAINQQLIFASEVKAFKILTIAEDPNWKIYFLAFGHIPEPYTTLKDVFMLPKAHYLKWDHQNNSLETFSFHQENYETVIDEREYAEKEIKKTLADAVARHLIADEPIGIFLSGGIDSSLLTLLANQLQQKNSQALHTLSINFKDEQFSEKSYQDLVLKEVNSDHYEYTLDEKTFGKHFPAALAAMDQPTADGINSWFVNHYAKQNGLKAFLSGVGADELFGGYPSFSRMGTVNFLSSLPTSLLKMGIKIKANSLKRTYYLHYKNTIGKYLFLRGFFTPDEISKLLTIPISTVDSILKNLPVSNIPSSLGAEEQASWLETNLYMQNQLLKDTDFMSMQHGIEIRVPFLDKELVKLINTLSNAVKYKTSKKKGLLIDSFINLLPRKIWDRPKMGFTFPFQDWLNSNSYFQQQLATCTNERAKELISNFKTGNLHWSKAMAIYQVFKKVDE
- a CDS encoding glycosyltransferase family 4 protein, with the translated sequence MAIANGLNSDIIILSHINLLTIAYFVKLVKKKTRIIILAHGIEVWRNISPWKRFFLNKHIEIWAVSEFTSNVLQEKHHIKKSKIQVLNNCLDPYLEVPSVFKKPQYLTDRYQLKENQPALLTISRLSSSELYKGYDLIITAMPKLLEKYPNLVYVLGGKADASEKIRLTKLIAKNNLQQHVCLADYIPDKELIDHFLLADVFVMPSKKEGFGIVFIEAVACGCPVIAGNLDGSKDALLNGELGILINPESTGELITAIDKVITRGKSEAHSLSLQQKCLSHFSYELYMEKVIGLLNPNQRA